In Pyrus communis chromosome 8, drPyrComm1.1, whole genome shotgun sequence, one genomic interval encodes:
- the LOC137742764 gene encoding uncharacterized protein, which translates to MPSPKSSSRRGQPEEKNRRPRPLSDRSSSFHGQFPEVATQQLRRPKTVPDMASFRNAVGTMASSMELRPKLTKLLLNVTIQGSVGAIQVVMSPELTVGDLVAAAVRQYGKEGRRPILPSVEPSLFDLHYSQFSLESLDREEKLMELGSRNFFLCPNAKAVGGCGGGGVTASSASCSKEAEKVSRNGFAWLKFMNFML; encoded by the exons ATGCCCAGCCCGAAGAGTTCTAGCCGGAGGGGGCAGCCGGAAGAGAAGAACCGCAGGCCGAGACCGCTCTCCGACAGATCATCGTCGTTCCACGGCCAGTTTCCCGAGGTGGCGACGCAGCAGCTTCGGAGGCCGAAAACGGTGCCGGACATGGCGTCGTTCAGGAACGCGGTGGGAACGATGGCGTCGTCGATGGAATTACGGCCAAAGCTGACGAAGCTGCTCCTCAACGTTACGATCCAGGGGAGCGTCGGGGCCATACAGGTCGTGATGTCGCCGGAACTGACGGTAGGAGATCTGGTCGCGGCGGCCGTGCGGCAATACGGGAAGGAAGGTCGCCGTCCGATCTTGCCTTCCGTCGAGCCGTCGTTGTTCGACCTCCATTACTCGCAGTTCAGCTTAGAAA GTTTGGATAGGGAGGAGAAGCTGATGGAGTTGGGATCCAGGAACTTTTTTCTGTGCCCTAACGCAAAAGCCGTGGGCGGTTGCGGTGGCGGTGGAGTGACGGCGTCGTCCGCGTCATGTTCAAAAGAGGCGGAGAAAGTTTCAAGGAATGGGTTTGCGTGGCTGAAGTTCATGAATTTCATGTTGTAG